One stretch of Punica granatum isolate Tunisia-2019 chromosome 5, ASM765513v2, whole genome shotgun sequence DNA includes these proteins:
- the LOC116208528 gene encoding uncharacterized protein LOC116208528 isoform X1, with amino-acid sequence MSPSPPESAVRRETTDRRFFFFFFFFFFEFESHITNGINLKILLEAIRFVSKSKLCQFFSSSSRRWFDAQIGDLAEMEAGRQNQGDPSAPLVAQNSAYDGLLPQLFTSMPSLNEAASYLSQTASYLTGCFTDYSVITPWSWVFAVEYSSANSEEYLPNEQELDTFSSGQNRRYWTSDDVSVSETSTSYASSSTSGAVRPSAGDSSQRSNALVASGSTGNGISIFQCLIERARRTVRGSADDIGWLRRDPKLPPVEDGTEKYNTILDNIRHGIHTLPKSLVYLLVPGLFSNHGPMYFVKTKMAFSKMGLACHIAKIHSEASVEKNAREIKEYIEEIYWGSNKRVMLLGHSKGGIDSAAALSLYWSELKDKVAGLAIAQSPYGGTPVASDILREGQLGDYVSLRKLMEIVICKVIKGDMQALIDLTYEKRKEFLSKHELPRELPVVSFHTEAGISPAVVASLSHVAHAELPLGQPTKLPVVIPLGAAMAACAQVIQARYGEKSDGLVTRCDAEVPGSVVVRPTRKLDHAWMVYSSLNDDPSEADASQLCEALLTLLVDVGQKKMQELSAKDE; translated from the exons ATGAGCCCATCACCGCCGGAATCGGCCGTGAGAAGAGAGACCACCGACCGgcgattcttcttcttcttcttcttcttcttcttcgaattcGAAAGTCACATAACAAACGGAATAAATTTGAAGATTTTGCTCGAAGCAATTAGATTCGTGTCGAAGTCGAAGCTTTGTCAATTCTTCTCATCCTCGTCTCGAAGATGGTTCGATGCGCAGATCGGTGACTTAGCAG AAATGGAAGCTGGGAGACAAAACCAAGGAGATCCAAGTGCTCCATTAGTT GCACAAAATTCTGCTTATGATGGACTTTTGCCTCAGCTTTTTACCTCTATGCCATCTCTGAATGAAGCTGCATCATATCTTTCACAGACAGCATCATACCTAACTGGCTGTTTCACAGATTACTCAG TTATCACTCCATGGTCTTGGGTTTTCGCAGTTGAATATTCCTCAGCCAATTCGGAGGAATATTTGCCAAATGAGCAGGAATTGGATACATTTTCTTCTGGACAAAATAGGAGGTATTGGACTAGCGATGATGTTTCTGTAAGTGAAACTTCGACATCCTATGCATCATCTTCCACTTCAGGAGCTGTAAGACCGTCTGCAGGGGATTCATCTCAAAGATCGAATGCGCTTGTGGCATCAGGCAGTACTGGGAATGGCATTTCCATTTTTCAGTG CCTTATTGAGCGTGCGCGGAGGACAGTTCGAGGTTCAGCTGATGACATAGGGTGGCTTCGACGGGATCCTAAATTACCTCCTGTTGAAGATGGGACTGAAAAGTATAACACAATTCTCGATAACATCAG GCATGGTATACACACACTACCAAAATCACTGGTATACCTGTTAGTTCCAG GTCTCTTCAGTAATCATGGGCCAATGTATTTTGTAAAGACGAAGATGGCTTTTTCAAAGATGGGCTTGGCATGTCATATTGCCAAGATTCACAGTGAG GCTTCAGTTGAAaaaaatgctagagagatcAAAGAGTACATTGAGGAAATTTATTGGGGCTCCAACAAACGTGTGATGTTACTCGGGCATAGCAAAGGGGGGATAGACAGCGCAGCTGCTTTATCATTGTACTGGTCTGAACTGAAAGATAAGGTTGCTGGGTTGGCAATAGCCCAGAGTCCATATGGCGGGACCCCTGTAGCTTCAGACATTCTTCGAGAGGGGCAGCTCGGTGATTATGTCAGTCTAAGGAAACTCATGGAAATCGTGATCTGTAAAGTGATCAAG GGCGACATGCAAGCTTTGATAGACTTGACTTATGAGAAGCGGAAGGAGTTCCTTTCAAAACACGAACTTCCCAGAGAACTCCCCGTGGTGTCATTCCACACAGAAGCGGGCATTTCACCTGCAGTAGTAGCTTCCTTATCCCACGTGGCCCATGCGGAGCTGCCTCTGGGCCAACCCACAAAGCTGCCCGTGGTGATTCCCCTTGGCGCAGCAATGGCTGCATGTGCACAGGTCATCCAGGCTCGGTACGGGGAGAAGAGCGACGGGCTTGTGACCCGCTGCGATGCGGAGGTGCCAGGCTCAGTGGTGGTCCGGCCCACCCGTAAGTTGGACCATGCCTGGATGGTCTACTCGTCTCTGAATGATGACCCTTCCGAAGCCGATGCTTCTCAGCTGTGTGAAGCTCTCTTGACCTTGCTTGTGGATGTGGGGCAGAAGAAGATGCAGGAGCTCTCAGCGAAAGACGAGTGA
- the LOC116208528 gene encoding uncharacterized protein LOC116208528 isoform X2 encodes MSPSPPESAVRRETTDRRFFFFFFFFFFEFESHITNGINLKILLEAIRFVSKSKLCQFFSSSSRRWFDAQIGDLAEMEAGRQNQGDPSAPLVAQNSAYDGLLPQLFTSMPSLNEAASYLSQTASYLTGCFTDYSVEYSSANSEEYLPNEQELDTFSSGQNRRYWTSDDVSVSETSTSYASSSTSGAVRPSAGDSSQRSNALVASGSTGNGISIFQCLIERARRTVRGSADDIGWLRRDPKLPPVEDGTEKYNTILDNIRHGIHTLPKSLVYLLVPGLFSNHGPMYFVKTKMAFSKMGLACHIAKIHSEASVEKNAREIKEYIEEIYWGSNKRVMLLGHSKGGIDSAAALSLYWSELKDKVAGLAIAQSPYGGTPVASDILREGQLGDYVSLRKLMEIVICKVIKGDMQALIDLTYEKRKEFLSKHELPRELPVVSFHTEAGISPAVVASLSHVAHAELPLGQPTKLPVVIPLGAAMAACAQVIQARYGEKSDGLVTRCDAEVPGSVVVRPTRKLDHAWMVYSSLNDDPSEADASQLCEALLTLLVDVGQKKMQELSAKDE; translated from the exons ATGAGCCCATCACCGCCGGAATCGGCCGTGAGAAGAGAGACCACCGACCGgcgattcttcttcttcttcttcttcttcttcttcgaattcGAAAGTCACATAACAAACGGAATAAATTTGAAGATTTTGCTCGAAGCAATTAGATTCGTGTCGAAGTCGAAGCTTTGTCAATTCTTCTCATCCTCGTCTCGAAGATGGTTCGATGCGCAGATCGGTGACTTAGCAG AAATGGAAGCTGGGAGACAAAACCAAGGAGATCCAAGTGCTCCATTAGTT GCACAAAATTCTGCTTATGATGGACTTTTGCCTCAGCTTTTTACCTCTATGCCATCTCTGAATGAAGCTGCATCATATCTTTCACAGACAGCATCATACCTAACTGGCTGTTTCACAGATTACTCAG TTGAATATTCCTCAGCCAATTCGGAGGAATATTTGCCAAATGAGCAGGAATTGGATACATTTTCTTCTGGACAAAATAGGAGGTATTGGACTAGCGATGATGTTTCTGTAAGTGAAACTTCGACATCCTATGCATCATCTTCCACTTCAGGAGCTGTAAGACCGTCTGCAGGGGATTCATCTCAAAGATCGAATGCGCTTGTGGCATCAGGCAGTACTGGGAATGGCATTTCCATTTTTCAGTG CCTTATTGAGCGTGCGCGGAGGACAGTTCGAGGTTCAGCTGATGACATAGGGTGGCTTCGACGGGATCCTAAATTACCTCCTGTTGAAGATGGGACTGAAAAGTATAACACAATTCTCGATAACATCAG GCATGGTATACACACACTACCAAAATCACTGGTATACCTGTTAGTTCCAG GTCTCTTCAGTAATCATGGGCCAATGTATTTTGTAAAGACGAAGATGGCTTTTTCAAAGATGGGCTTGGCATGTCATATTGCCAAGATTCACAGTGAG GCTTCAGTTGAAaaaaatgctagagagatcAAAGAGTACATTGAGGAAATTTATTGGGGCTCCAACAAACGTGTGATGTTACTCGGGCATAGCAAAGGGGGGATAGACAGCGCAGCTGCTTTATCATTGTACTGGTCTGAACTGAAAGATAAGGTTGCTGGGTTGGCAATAGCCCAGAGTCCATATGGCGGGACCCCTGTAGCTTCAGACATTCTTCGAGAGGGGCAGCTCGGTGATTATGTCAGTCTAAGGAAACTCATGGAAATCGTGATCTGTAAAGTGATCAAG GGCGACATGCAAGCTTTGATAGACTTGACTTATGAGAAGCGGAAGGAGTTCCTTTCAAAACACGAACTTCCCAGAGAACTCCCCGTGGTGTCATTCCACACAGAAGCGGGCATTTCACCTGCAGTAGTAGCTTCCTTATCCCACGTGGCCCATGCGGAGCTGCCTCTGGGCCAACCCACAAAGCTGCCCGTGGTGATTCCCCTTGGCGCAGCAATGGCTGCATGTGCACAGGTCATCCAGGCTCGGTACGGGGAGAAGAGCGACGGGCTTGTGACCCGCTGCGATGCGGAGGTGCCAGGCTCAGTGGTGGTCCGGCCCACCCGTAAGTTGGACCATGCCTGGATGGTCTACTCGTCTCTGAATGATGACCCTTCCGAAGCCGATGCTTCTCAGCTGTGTGAAGCTCTCTTGACCTTGCTTGTGGATGTGGGGCAGAAGAAGATGCAGGAGCTCTCAGCGAAAGACGAGTGA